From Nocardia sp. XZ_19_385, the proteins below share one genomic window:
- a CDS encoding polysaccharide biosynthesis protein, producing MTANVAGYLLQVLASRWLGVAGFSEFASLLAVQLLCAVPALALQNVVARELVRGASVAALRRLQWRCAVIVAVLAAALVPLVTLALDVNVLACAAALGAAPALVLLAGEQGILQGSNRFRQLAVVLGFAGIARVAPALVVLVLGGGTSAALGAAALGLAAAAVFARFVAGAPQIRAVLAEHTVGVLPVIRAAQVQAALMALSSADLIVVRMVLGDTDDASRYALGTVATKIAFWLPQAVGVVLYPRMAQPTHSARAIRDALAVLSGIGIVAVLGAALAAPLAPLFAGSDYAPIQGLLWLFALHGAILAVLQGAVLSAIALDRTSLAALAWVGLAVEVTLTLLFADSIPALITICVCVAATTTAVVAATVLRTADTPAD from the coding sequence ATGACGGCGAACGTGGCGGGCTACCTGTTGCAGGTGCTGGCCAGCCGGTGGCTGGGGGTGGCCGGGTTCAGCGAGTTCGCGAGTCTGCTGGCGGTGCAGCTGCTGTGCGCGGTGCCGGCGCTGGCCTTGCAGAACGTGGTCGCGCGGGAGCTGGTGCGCGGGGCGAGTGTGGCGGCGCTGCGCAGGTTGCAGTGGCGGTGCGCGGTGATCGTGGCGGTGCTCGCCGCGGCGCTGGTGCCGCTGGTGACGCTCGCGTTGGACGTGAATGTGCTCGCCTGCGCCGCCGCTCTCGGTGCGGCGCCCGCGCTCGTGCTGCTGGCTGGTGAGCAGGGAATTCTGCAGGGCAGCAATCGTTTCCGGCAGCTGGCGGTGGTGCTCGGTTTCGCGGGGATAGCCCGGGTCGCGCCCGCGCTGGTGGTGCTGGTGCTGGGTGGCGGCACCTCGGCCGCGTTGGGCGCCGCGGCGCTCGGTCTCGCCGCCGCCGCGGTGTTCGCGCGCTTTGTCGCGGGGGCGCCGCAGATCCGGGCGGTGCTGGCCGAGCACACCGTGGGTGTACTGCCGGTGATCCGGGCCGCGCAGGTGCAGGCGGCGCTGATGGCCCTGTCGTCGGCCGACCTGATCGTGGTCCGGATGGTCCTCGGCGACACCGACGACGCCAGCCGCTACGCCCTCGGCACCGTCGCCACGAAGATCGCCTTCTGGTTGCCGCAAGCCGTCGGTGTGGTCCTTTATCCCCGGATGGCGCAGCCCACCCATTCCGCCCGGGCCATTCGCGACGCGCTGGCGGTGCTCTCCGGAATCGGCATCGTCGCGGTGCTCGGCGCGGCCCTCGCGGCACCGTTGGCGCCGCTGTTCGCGGGTTCCGATTACGCGCCGATCCAGGGTCTGCTGTGGTTGTTCGCGCTACACGGCGCGATCCTCGCGGTGCTGCAGGGTGCGGTGCTGTCCGCTATCGCACTGGACCGCACTTCGCTGGCCGCCCTGGCCTGGGTCGGCCTCGCTGTCGAAGTCACGCTGACGCTGCTGTTCGCCGACTCGATCCCCGCCCTCATCACGATCTGCGTCTGCGTCGCCGCCACCACCACAGCCGTGGTGGCCGCAACGGTCCTGCGTACGGCCGACACCCCGGCGGATTGA
- a CDS encoding 1,4-alpha-glucan branching protein has protein sequence MAVVHNTTMEPTKLELLTLWLPQQEWFRGTRAPALRKAGGFRLDDPAGEVGIEFMIVLDTSEYPGVAYHVPMTYRGAPLPGAEPALIGTSEHGVLGTRWIYDGAFDEVLVAQALALLTGKAQAQDQNASDALDPTVEVSAAPAPALTVRVVRTPQDQPASDAVGHVTAPWKVPGGTQHGVLLEALA, from the coding sequence ATGGCTGTCGTACACAACACCACGATGGAACCGACCAAACTGGAGCTTCTGACCCTGTGGCTGCCCCAGCAGGAGTGGTTCCGCGGCACGCGCGCACCGGCGCTGCGCAAGGCCGGCGGATTTCGCCTCGACGACCCGGCCGGCGAGGTCGGCATCGAATTCATGATCGTCCTGGACACATCGGAGTACCCCGGCGTGGCCTACCACGTGCCGATGACCTATCGCGGAGCCCCGCTGCCCGGCGCCGAGCCGGCGCTGATCGGCACCTCCGAACACGGCGTCCTCGGCACCCGCTGGATCTACGACGGGGCGTTCGACGAAGTGCTGGTAGCGCAGGCCCTGGCACTGCTCACCGGAAAGGCGCAAGCCCAGGACCAGAATGCGAGCGATGCCCTCGACCCGACGGTCGAGGTGTCGGCCGCACCTGCCCCCGCGCTGACGGTGCGCGTCGTCCGAACCCCGCAGGACCAGCCCGCATCCGACGCGGTAGGCCACGTCACAGCCCCGTGGAAGGTCCCGGGCGGCACCCAGCACGGCGTGCTCCTGGAGGCGCTGGCCTGA
- a CDS encoding adenylate kinase has product MNNAVVPPHRRISVVGTSGSGKSSLARRISEQLGIPHIELDAIHHQADWTPLPTDEFQAAVTEQVTRPAWVADGNYHGKLGDLVWRHADTVLWFDLPRPQVMLQIIKRTAGRILTARELWNGNRENPRNMFSLNPERSVIMWAWTTHARNRTRYTAAHANPAYQHLDFIHIRSHRDAEHFLTSLTQPVDNAPAEPRTDTPQS; this is encoded by the coding sequence GTGAATAATGCGGTGGTGCCTCCACACCGCCGCATCTCCGTCGTAGGAACCTCGGGATCCGGCAAGAGCTCACTGGCGCGCCGGATCTCCGAACAACTCGGCATCCCCCACATCGAACTCGACGCGATCCACCACCAGGCCGACTGGACCCCACTGCCCACCGACGAGTTCCAGGCCGCGGTCACCGAGCAGGTCACCCGGCCCGCCTGGGTGGCCGACGGCAACTACCACGGAAAACTCGGCGACCTCGTCTGGCGGCACGCCGACACCGTGCTCTGGTTCGACCTGCCCCGCCCCCAGGTCATGCTGCAGATCATCAAACGAACCGCCGGCCGCATCCTGACCGCCCGCGAACTATGGAACGGCAACCGCGAAAACCCCCGAAACATGTTCTCGCTCAACCCGGAACGCTCGGTGATCATGTGGGCCTGGACCACCCACGCCCGAAACCGCACCCGCTACACCGCGGCCCACGCCAACCCGGCCTACCAGCACCTCGATTTCATCCACATCCGCTCACACCGCGACGCCGAGCATTTCCTGACCAGCCTCACCCAGCCTGTGGACAACGCACCTGCCGAGCCACGAACTGATACGCCGCAGAGCTGA
- a CDS encoding GNAT family N-acetyltransferase: MGYWTIAPEPFDSAVVAALWRDYYTEVSDRWHWLHDGCSTAPDELERGIAGSSGAEFGSPGGVLLVLCYAGEPVGTVGVHLLDAATAELNRVFLRVDMRGRGGGAVLLAAAEDAARTLGAGRIVLDTRHDLVEARALYARHGYAESEPHNNGPYADHWFSKVL, encoded by the coding sequence GTGGGGTATTGGACGATCGCGCCCGAGCCGTTCGACTCCGCTGTCGTGGCCGCGCTGTGGCGGGACTATTACACCGAGGTCAGTGATCGGTGGCATTGGCTGCACGACGGGTGTTCGACGGCTCCTGATGAGCTCGAACGTGGGATCGCGGGCTCGAGTGGTGCTGAGTTCGGTTCGCCTGGAGGGGTTTTGCTGGTTCTGTGTTATGCGGGCGAGCCGGTTGGGACCGTTGGTGTGCATCTGCTCGACGCTGCGACCGCGGAGTTGAATCGTGTGTTTCTGCGCGTGGATATGCGGGGGCGGGGCGGGGGTGCGGTGTTGCTCGCGGCCGCTGAGGATGCGGCACGGACGCTCGGCGCTGGGCGGATCGTGCTGGATACTCGCCATGATCTTGTGGAGGCGCGGGCGCTGTACGCCCGGCACGGTTACGCGGAGTCCGAGCCGCATAACAATGGGCCCTACGCGGACCATTGGTTCAGCAAGGTGCTGTGA
- a CDS encoding glycosyltransferase family 4 protein has translation MREVLLLCWRDTGHPQGGGSERYLEQVGAQLAARGVKVTLRTARYPGAAKRERINGIEISRAGGRFTVYPRALAAIVLGRLGVGPLRGLKPDAVIDTQNGIPFFAAVAADAPAVVLVHHGHREQWPVAGRLVGRIGWWIESRLSPRVHRDNQYLTVSLPSAEELATLGVERERIAVVRNGAEPVPAGAPTGAAQTRTPEPRIVVLSRLVPHKQIEDALQAVARLRHSIPGLHLDVIGGGWWAENLQADADALGIADAVTFHGHVDERRKHELLAHAWVHVLPSRKEGWGLAVIEAAQHGVPTVGYRSSRGLTDSIVDGVTGLLVDDVTDLTEAVGDLLSDAEGRTVMGEKARARAREFSWEQTGNGVYEVLAAAARGEQVSGLVAAPEHHL, from the coding sequence GTGCGCGAAGTCCTCCTGCTCTGCTGGCGTGACACAGGGCACCCGCAGGGCGGCGGCAGTGAGCGGTACCTCGAGCAGGTCGGTGCGCAGCTCGCGGCGCGGGGCGTCAAGGTCACCCTGCGGACCGCCCGCTATCCGGGCGCGGCCAAGCGGGAACGGATCAACGGCATCGAGATCAGTCGCGCGGGCGGGCGGTTCACCGTCTATCCGCGAGCGCTCGCCGCGATCGTGCTCGGCCGGCTCGGGGTCGGACCGCTGCGCGGTCTGAAGCCGGACGCGGTGATCGACACCCAGAACGGCATTCCCTTCTTCGCGGCCGTCGCCGCCGACGCGCCCGCCGTCGTCCTCGTGCACCACGGGCATCGCGAGCAGTGGCCGGTCGCCGGACGGCTGGTCGGGCGGATCGGGTGGTGGATCGAATCGCGGCTGTCCCCGCGCGTGCACCGCGACAACCAGTACCTGACGGTCTCGCTGCCGTCGGCGGAAGAGCTCGCGACCCTGGGCGTGGAACGGGAGCGCATCGCGGTGGTCCGCAACGGCGCCGAACCGGTCCCCGCCGGCGCGCCCACCGGCGCCGCGCAGACCCGCACCCCGGAACCGCGGATCGTGGTGCTGTCCCGGCTGGTGCCGCACAAGCAGATCGAAGACGCGCTGCAGGCCGTCGCTCGCCTGCGCCATAGCATCCCCGGCCTGCACCTCGACGTCATCGGCGGCGGCTGGTGGGCCGAGAACCTGCAGGCCGACGCCGACGCCCTCGGCATCGCCGACGCCGTCACCTTCCACGGGCACGTCGACGAGCGCCGTAAACACGAACTCCTCGCCCACGCCTGGGTGCACGTGCTGCCCTCCCGCAAGGAAGGCTGGGGCCTGGCCGTCATCGAAGCCGCCCAGCACGGCGTCCCCACCGTCGGCTACCGCAGCTCCCGCGGCCTCACCGACTCCATCGTCGACGGCGTCACCGGCCTGCTCGTCGACGACGTCACCGATCTCACCGAAGCCGTCGGCGACCTGCTCTCCGACGCCGAAGGCCGCACCGTGATGGGCGAGAAGGCGCGCGCCCGCGCCCGCGAATTCTCTTGGGAGCAAACCGGAAACGGTGTGTACGAGGTGCTGGCCGCCGCCGCCCGCGGTGAACAGGTCTCCGGCTTGGTCGCCGCCCCCGAGCACCACCTCTGA
- a CDS encoding class I SAM-dependent methyltransferase, whose amino-acid sequence MPKADITPAAVTGPLPGWRPTSRFARRATLRRSWGLLSSFRFEQSDPALFYGGIASDSAAMIADFYKDVTGRDLEGATVLDVGGGPGYFADEFARTGARYIPVEPDPSEMHAAGLQVAGAVRGSGMALPFRDDAVDICFSSNVAEHVPDPWLMADEMVRVTKPGGLMVLSYTVWHGPFGGHETGPWHYLGGEYAAKRYRRKHGREPKNRFGESLFAVRAEDGMRWASNTSADVRALFPRYHPSWAWWLVRVPLIRELLVSNLVVVATK is encoded by the coding sequence GTGCCGAAAGCTGACATCACGCCCGCCGCAGTGACGGGACCGCTGCCCGGGTGGCGTCCGACGTCCCGGTTCGCACGGCGGGCGACGCTGCGGCGGTCGTGGGGGTTGCTCAGCAGCTTCCGGTTCGAGCAGAGCGATCCGGCGCTGTTCTATGGCGGGATCGCCTCCGACAGTGCGGCGATGATCGCGGATTTCTATAAGGACGTCACGGGGCGCGACCTCGAAGGCGCGACCGTGCTGGATGTCGGCGGCGGGCCAGGGTATTTCGCCGACGAGTTCGCGCGGACCGGCGCCAGGTATATCCCTGTGGAACCGGATCCGTCGGAGATGCACGCGGCCGGACTTCAGGTGGCGGGCGCCGTGCGCGGTTCCGGGATGGCGCTGCCGTTCCGCGACGACGCGGTGGACATCTGCTTTTCGTCGAATGTCGCTGAGCACGTACCGGATCCGTGGCTGATGGCCGACGAGATGGTGCGCGTCACCAAGCCCGGCGGCTTGATGGTGTTGTCCTACACGGTGTGGCACGGCCCGTTCGGCGGCCACGAGACCGGACCCTGGCACTACCTCGGCGGCGAGTACGCGGCCAAGCGGTATCGCCGGAAGCATGGCCGGGAGCCGAAGAACCGTTTCGGGGAGTCGTTGTTCGCCGTCCGCGCGGAGGACGGAATGCGCTGGGCGTCAAACACTTCCGCCGACGTGCGCGCACTGTTCCCGCGCTACCACCCGAGCTGGGCGTGGTGGCTGGTGCGTGTGCCGCTGATCAGAGAGTTATTGGTGAGCAATCTTGTCGTGGTGGCGACGAAATAG